In a genomic window of Nyctibius grandis isolate bNycGra1 chromosome 4, bNycGra1.pri, whole genome shotgun sequence:
- the LOC137661939 gene encoding aldehyde dehydrogenase family 3 member B1-like, with protein sequence METGGVSPQPSVQQPLGSGAGKAPEDDGGGGKGSVDGDATSGNPYARLVDDLRAAWLSGKTRPMEYRMAQLEALGRFLDEKKQDILDATALDMGKPPFEAEFSEILLCKNELHETLNNLSHWVKDENVDKTLVTQLDSAFIRKDPYGVVLIIAPWNYPVNLLVGPLVGAIAAGNCVIVKPSEMTKNTEKLMAEVLPSYLDKDCFAVVTGGVQETTRLLENKFDYIFYTGSPSVGRIIMTAAAQHLTPVTLELGGKNPCYVSDSCDVQNVARRVAWGRFFNAGQTCIAPDYVLCSVVMQEKLLPALRKAIDEFYGPNPQESPDFGRIVGDKQFQRVQELMRSGRVVIGGQTVEKERYIAPTVLVDLQPSDPIMQEEIFGPILPFVIVANVDEAIDFINSRERPLVVYAFSSDDKVVNQVLERTSSGGFCGNDTLMHVTLTSLPFGGIGSSGHGMYHGKFTFDTFTHHRGCLHRSMGREALNALRYPPYSPQKLGIVRAASEVKRKGACTLL encoded by the exons ATGGAGACCGGCGGCGTCTCCCCGCAGCCCAGCGTGCAGCAGCCCCTGGGCAGTGGGGCCGGCAAAGCTCCCGAggatgatggtggtggtgggaagggGAGCGTGGATGGCGATGCCACGAG CGGGAACCCCTACGCGAGGCTGGTGGATGACCTGCGGGCAGCCTGGCTCTCGGGGAAGACGCGGCCCATGGAGTACCGCATGGCCCAGCTGGAGGCCCTGGGACGCTTCCTGGATGAGAAGAAGCAGGACATCCTGGATGCCACCGCCTTGGACATGGGCAAG CCGCCCTTCGAAGCCGAGTTCTCCGAGATCCTCCTCTGCAAGAACGAGCTCCACGAGACCCTGAACAACCTGTCCCACTGGGTGAAGGATGAGAACGTGGACAAGACTCTG GTGACCCAGCTGGACTCTGCCTTCATCCGCAAGGACCCGTATGGGGTGGTGCTCATCATCGCGCCCTGGAACTACCCCGTCAACCTCCTCGTGGGGCCCCTCGTTGGGGCCATTGCTGCAG GTAACTGTGTCATCGTCAAACCCTCGGAGATGACCAAGAACACGGAGAAACTCATGGCTGAAGTGCTGCCCAGCTACCTGGACAAA GACTGCTTTGCTGTGGTGACTGGCGGCGTGCAGGAGACCACCAGGCTGCTGGAGAACAAGTTTGACTACATCTTCTACACTG GCAGCCCCTCGGTGGGGAGGATCATCATGACGGCCGCTGCCCAGCACCTGACGCCCGTGACGCTGGAGCTGGGGGGCAAGAACCCCTGCTACGTGTCCGACTCCTGCGACGTGCAGAACGTGGCCCGGCGGGTGGCCTGGGGCCGCTTCTTCAACGCGGGGCAGACCTGCATCGCCCCCGACTACGTGCTGTGCAGCGTGGTGAtgcaggagaagctgctgcCCGCCCTGCGTAAGGCCATCGATGAGTTTTATGGCCCCAACCCCCAGGAGTCCCCCGACTTCGGCCGCATCGTGGGGGACAAGCAGTTCCAGCGGGTGCAGGAGCTGATGCGCAGCGGCCGCGTGGTCATCGGAGGACAGACGGTCGAGAAGGAGCGCTACATCG CTCCCACGGTGCTGGTGGACTTGCAGCCCTCTGATCCCATCATGCAGGAGGAGATCTTCGGGCCCATCTTGCCCTTTGTCATTGTGGCCAACGTGGATGAAGCCATTGACTTCATCAACAGCCGTGAGCGGCCGTTGGTTGTCTACGCCTTCTCCTCTGATGACAAG GTGGTGAACCAGGTCCTGGAGCGGACCAGCAGCGGTGGCTTCTGCGGCAACGACACCCTGATGCACGTGACGTTGACCTCGCTGCCCTTCGGTGGCATCG GGAGCAGCGGGCACGGGATGTACCACGGCAAGTTCACCTTCGACACCTTCACCCACCACCGCGGCTGCCTGCACCGCAGCATGGGCCGGGAGGCCCTCAACGCCCTGCGCTACCCGCCCTACAGCCCGCAGAAGCTGGGCATCGTCCGCGCCGCCTCCGAGGTGAAGCGCAAGGGGGCCTGCACCCTGCTCTGA
- the NDUFS8 gene encoding NADH dehydrogenase [ubiquinone] iron-sulfur protein 8, mitochondrial produces MATLRLLSRAARAGPPAPLGYLRPLSTTSPRGCYKYVNVQEPAMDMRSITDRAAQTLLWTELFRGLAMTLSYLFREPATINYPFEKGPLSPRFRGEHALRRYPSGEERCIACKLCEAVCPAQAITIEAEPRADGSRRTTRYDIDMTKCIYCGFCQEACPVDAIVEGPNFEFSTETHEELLYNKEKLLNNGDKWEAEIAANIQADYLYR; encoded by the exons ATGGCGACGCTGCGTTTGCTGTCCCGGGCTGCCCGTGCAG gcCCACCGGCCCCCCTGGGCTACCTGCGCCCGCtcagcaccaccagccccaggggCTGCTACA AGTACGTCAACGTGCAGGAGCCGGCCATGGACATGCGCTCCATCACCGACCGCGCCGCCCAGACCCTGCTGTGGACCGAGCTCTTCCGAG GCCTGGCCATGACGCTGAGTTACCTGTTCCGGGAGCCGGCCACCATCAACTACCCCTTCGAGAAGGGCCCGCTGAGCCCGCGCTTCCGCGGGGAGCACGCCCTGCGCCGCTACCCCTCGGGCGAGGAGCGCTGCATCGCCTGCAAGCTCTGCGAGGCCGTCTGCCCGGCCCAG GCGATCACCATCGAGGCCGAGCCCCGCGCCGACGGCAGCCGCCGCACCACCCGCTACGACATCGACATGACCAAGTGCATCTACTGCGGGTTCTGCCAGGAGGCCTGTCCCGTGGATGCCATCGTGGAG GGCCCCAACTTCGAGTTCTCCACGGAGACGCACGAGGAGCTGCTCTACAACAAGGAGAAGCTGCTCAACAACGGCGACAAGTGGGAGGCCGAGATCGCCGCCAACATCCAAGCCGATTACCTGTACCGGTGA